One window of the Actinomyces procaprae genome contains the following:
- a CDS encoding carbohydrate ABC transporter permease — translation MTTPTASALDAAPTFRASGPRRFMERIADPLYTLFVVLLLGGAVIAIIYPLYFVVIASISDPNQVYEGNVWLWPKNITFEGYQRIFSTSTVMRGFGNSLLYTALGTTISVCSILGAGYALSRKSLPGRNFFMVLFIVTMFFDGGMIARYLVVRDLGMLDTMWAVVLPGAIGVTNLIIARTFFETTIPEELHEAAALDGASEWRYFFRIVLPLSKALIMLLVITHAVAYWNSFFDALIYLNDDAKYPLQLVLRNILIQSDVSGSGVSATGMDSYAESQRIAELMKYGMIVVSTFPLLSILPFTQKYFAQGALIGAVKS, via the coding sequence ATGACCACCCCAACCGCGTCCGCACTCGACGCCGCCCCCACCTTCCGCGCCTCCGGCCCGCGCCGATTCATGGAGCGGATCGCAGACCCGCTCTACACGCTGTTCGTCGTCCTGCTACTGGGCGGCGCCGTGATCGCGATCATCTACCCGCTGTACTTCGTAGTCATCGCCTCCATCTCCGACCCCAACCAGGTCTACGAGGGCAACGTGTGGCTGTGGCCCAAGAACATCACCTTTGAGGGGTATCAGCGCATCTTCTCCACCTCCACCGTGATGCGCGGCTTCGGCAACTCGCTGCTGTACACCGCCCTCGGCACCACCATTTCGGTGTGCTCCATCCTCGGCGCCGGCTACGCCCTGTCCCGCAAGTCCCTGCCCGGCCGGAACTTCTTCATGGTGCTGTTCATCGTCACCATGTTCTTCGACGGCGGCATGATCGCCCGCTACCTGGTGGTGCGCGACCTGGGGATGCTTGACACCATGTGGGCCGTGGTACTGCCCGGGGCGATCGGCGTCACCAACCTGATCATCGCCCGCACCTTCTTCGAGACGACCATCCCCGAGGAGCTGCATGAGGCGGCCGCCCTCGACGGCGCCAGCGAGTGGCGCTACTTCTTCCGGATTGTGCTGCCCCTGTCCAAGGCGCTGATCATGCTGCTGGTGATCACCCACGCGGTGGCCTACTGGAACTCCTTCTTCGACGCCCTGATCTATCTGAACGACGACGCCAAGTACCCGCTGCAGCTCGTCCTGCGCAACATCCTGATCCAGTCCGACGTCTCCGGCTCCGGGGTCTCCGCCACCGGCATGGACTCCTACGCCGAGTCCCAGCGCATCGCCGAGCTGATGAAGTACGGGATGATCGTCGTCTCCACGTTCCCGCTGCTGTCCATACTCCCCTTCACCCAGAAGTACTTCGCTCAGGGCGCCCTCATCGGTGCCGTGAAGAGCTGA
- a CDS encoding extracellular solute-binding protein, with product MLPHHTTSNSAVNTAVTAAEAALKAAPGVPAPHPISRRLLLRGSLAGAGLLALAACSSKKTDADYRVPDESASAGLAEAADSLPIVSTPITVTATGSRSALSVPYGQMELTQQWERDTNVQVQWNMLTEDVYAEKKNLLLASGDLPDILWNTGLTDAEVATYSANHTLVPLDEFFADNCPNISALLDARPDIRSAITSEDGHIYTLPSVEELGLVPFPNFLYINTDWLAAVGREMPTTIEELHEALLEFKAQDPSGTGKLLPLSFIPGSFCANPWDIIAAYGGQADNNDHRIVIDRKAVFTANTEQWKEGVKQLHNWYAEGLIDSESFSQDDTAYLAKGKTEQESLAAFYWWEATEFVGADREDHYALCPVLAGVDGVRRASVSNNQEISRGAFAMTRTCRYQAAVMRWVDRMYDPVMSAQNSWGPIGVTLEYDDAGMLSQIPAAEGESEGERRQKVAPGGPKSTTAKDFEEVVLPEPRASLRQEQVTAEFADWAANDAFPPVVFTNAELDDLSLIDSDVSTLVKQRFAQWVVNGGIDAEWGGYLKDLETTGLSRLMEIYQAALDRYYEELDARS from the coding sequence ATGCTGCCCCACCACACCACCTCCAATAGCGCCGTCAACACCGCCGTCACCGCCGCCGAGGCCGCCCTGAAGGCCGCCCCCGGAGTCCCTGCGCCCCACCCGATCAGCCGCCGTCTGCTGCTGCGCGGCTCGCTGGCCGGTGCCGGGCTGCTCGCCCTGGCCGCCTGCTCGAGCAAGAAGACCGACGCCGACTACCGAGTGCCGGACGAGTCCGCCTCCGCCGGCCTGGCCGAGGCCGCGGACTCCCTGCCGATCGTCTCCACTCCGATCACAGTCACCGCCACGGGCTCGCGCTCGGCGCTGTCCGTGCCCTACGGTCAGATGGAGCTCACCCAGCAGTGGGAGCGGGACACCAACGTCCAGGTGCAGTGGAACATGCTCACCGAGGACGTGTACGCGGAGAAGAAGAACCTGCTACTGGCCTCCGGGGACCTGCCGGACATCCTGTGGAACACCGGACTGACCGACGCCGAGGTCGCCACCTACTCCGCCAACCACACGCTGGTGCCACTGGACGAGTTCTTCGCCGACAACTGCCCCAACATCTCCGCGCTGCTGGATGCCCGCCCCGACATCCGCTCGGCCATCACCAGCGAGGACGGGCACATCTACACGCTTCCCAGTGTGGAGGAGCTCGGGCTCGTGCCCTTCCCGAACTTCCTGTACATCAACACCGACTGGCTGGCCGCCGTCGGCCGCGAGATGCCCACCACGATCGAGGAGCTGCACGAGGCCCTGCTGGAGTTCAAGGCGCAGGACCCCTCCGGGACCGGCAAGCTGCTGCCGCTGTCCTTCATCCCGGGATCCTTCTGCGCCAACCCGTGGGACATCATCGCCGCCTACGGCGGCCAGGCGGACAACAACGACCACCGCATCGTGATTGACCGCAAGGCGGTGTTCACCGCCAACACCGAGCAGTGGAAGGAGGGCGTCAAGCAGCTGCACAACTGGTACGCCGAGGGACTGATCGACTCCGAGTCCTTCTCTCAGGACGACACCGCCTACCTGGCCAAGGGCAAGACGGAGCAGGAGTCGCTGGCGGCCTTCTACTGGTGGGAGGCCACCGAGTTCGTGGGGGCGGACCGCGAGGACCACTATGCGCTGTGCCCGGTGCTGGCGGGCGTGGACGGCGTGCGCCGCGCCTCGGTGTCGAACAACCAGGAGATCTCCCGCGGCGCCTTCGCCATGACCCGCACCTGCCGCTACCAGGCGGCCGTGATGCGCTGGGTTGACCGCATGTACGACCCGGTCATGTCCGCCCAGAACAGCTGGGGACCGATCGGCGTCACCCTGGAGTACGACGACGCCGGCATGCTGTCCCAGATCCCGGCCGCCGAGGGCGAGTCGGAGGGGGAGCGCCGGCAGAAGGTGGCCCCCGGCGGACCCAAGTCCACCACTGCGAAGGACTTCGAGGAGGTGGTTCTGCCCGAGCCGCGTGCCTCCCTGCGCCAGGAGCAGGTAACCGCCGAGTTCGCCGACTGGGCCGCCAATGACGCCTTCCCGCCCGTGGTGTTCACCAACGCCGAGCTCGATGACCTGTCCCTGATCGACTCCGACGTGTCCACCCTCGTCAAGCAGCGGTTCGCCCAGTGGGTGGTGAACGGCGGCATCGACGCCGAGTGGGGCGGTTATCTTAAGGACCTTGAGACCACGGGTCTGAGCCGGCTCATGGAGATCTACCAGGCGGCGCTGGACCGTTACTACGAGGAGCTCGACGCACGCTCATGA
- a CDS encoding glycoside hydrolase family 32 protein: MTTTVPNATSAPSRPWMVRSEDRLSLAPAEQAAHAQADPARPRWHVTPPWGWMNDPNGLSVWPGPDGAPLVHLFYQHNPHAPVHQRIEWGHQYSSDLVHWHDLPTAIRPGDDGPDAYGCWSGIVLADERTGPDGTATVVPTMLYSGASERDTQTACLATAVPGDPLLTQWVKHPGNPVIDAAPASTEGLVVPEMRDHSAWRENGRWYQVMGTGLPGAGRDGAQAGAALCFSSEDLRSWAYEGPFAVGDGDVTATGTVWECPELIRLGEADVLFVSAWHASRTLRSMWMRGRRVGTRMSIDAVGRSDLGENYFYAPQSVLLPDGRRVTIGWMQPNATRAQRLEVGWAGSMSVPREVTQAPDGTLRFHPIVQVDSLRARHLADAAGAQDVAAAGSALHGDSLDLVLTGRLREGEVVVDLAVSADGARRTRLRLARRAPSGRAGQDAWTGWLSLDRSASAAPGPPWEAPDRRELCGPVPLGPDGEVALRVLRDRSSLEVFVNGQPLSARLGTDPGDDGVSIDVGSLTDARLQVWSMADAYARRLAPQSFPDAAPIAEVG, encoded by the coding sequence ATGACAACCACCGTCCCCAACGCCACCAGCGCCCCGTCCCGCCCGTGGATGGTTCGGTCTGAGGACCGCCTCAGCCTCGCGCCCGCCGAGCAGGCGGCCCACGCCCAGGCGGATCCGGCCCGCCCCCGCTGGCACGTGACCCCGCCCTGGGGGTGGATGAACGACCCCAACGGCCTGAGCGTCTGGCCCGGGCCCGACGGCGCGCCCCTGGTGCACCTCTTCTACCAGCACAATCCCCACGCCCCGGTGCACCAGCGGATCGAGTGGGGGCACCAGTACTCCTCCGACCTGGTGCACTGGCACGACCTGCCCACCGCCATCCGCCCCGGCGACGACGGCCCGGACGCCTACGGCTGCTGGTCCGGCATCGTGCTGGCAGATGAGCGCACGGGGCCGGACGGAACCGCCACCGTGGTGCCCACGATGCTCTACTCCGGGGCCTCGGAACGGGACACGCAGACCGCCTGCCTGGCCACCGCGGTCCCCGGCGACCCGTTGCTGACCCAATGGGTCAAGCACCCGGGAAACCCGGTCATCGACGCCGCCCCGGCCTCCACGGAAGGCCTGGTGGTGCCCGAGATGCGCGATCACTCGGCGTGGCGTGAGAACGGGCGCTGGTACCAGGTGATGGGAACCGGCCTCCCGGGAGCCGGGCGCGACGGTGCCCAGGCGGGTGCGGCCCTGTGCTTCTCCAGCGAGGACCTGCGCAGCTGGGCCTACGAGGGCCCGTTCGCCGTCGGCGACGGTGACGTGACCGCCACCGGCACGGTGTGGGAGTGCCCGGAGCTGATACGGCTGGGAGAGGCCGATGTCCTCTTCGTCTCCGCCTGGCACGCCTCGCGCACCCTGCGCTCGATGTGGATGCGGGGTCGACGCGTCGGCACGCGCATGAGCATCGACGCCGTCGGCCGCTCCGACTTGGGTGAGAACTACTTCTACGCGCCCCAGTCCGTGCTGCTGCCCGATGGGCGGCGCGTAACCATCGGCTGGATGCAGCCCAACGCCACACGCGCCCAACGGCTGGAGGTGGGCTGGGCCGGCTCCATGTCCGTACCCCGGGAGGTCACCCAGGCCCCGGACGGCACGCTCCGCTTCCACCCGATCGTGCAGGTCGACTCCCTGCGCGCCCGGCACCTGGCCGACGCGGCCGGCGCGCAGGACGTTGCCGCGGCCGGTTCCGCCCTGCACGGCGACAGCCTTGACCTGGTGCTGACCGGACGGCTGCGGGAGGGGGAGGTCGTCGTCGACCTGGCCGTGTCGGCGGACGGCGCGCGGCGCACCCGGCTGCGACTGGCCCGTCGCGCCCCGAGCGGACGTGCGGGGCAGGACGCCTGGACGGGGTGGCTGTCCCTGGACCGCTCCGCCTCCGCCGCGCCCGGTCCGCCCTGGGAGGCGCCCGATCGCCGGGAGCTGTGCGGGCCGGTGCCGCTCGGCCCGGACGGGGAGGTGGCGCTGCGGGTGCTGCGGGATCGTTCCAGCCTGGAGGTCTTCGTCAACGGACAGCCCCTGTCCGCCCGCCTGGGTACCGACCCGGGCGACGACGGCGTGAGCATCGACGTCGGCTCGCTTACGGATGCGCGCCTGCAGGTGTGGTCCATGGCCGACGCCTACGCGCGCAGGCTCGCCCCGCAATCCTTCCCCGACGCCGCCCCCATCGCCGAGGTCGGTTGA
- a CDS encoding LacI family DNA-binding transcriptional regulator — protein MSPGRSNDRVTIKDVAREAGVSVTTVSHALNNPEGSRVSEETRTHVKSVATALGYRANPSARALRTRRTDTIALVGRQLATTEHLGRMVRGAQDAVRAHGGLLIVADTADDEDGVIDALIDHQVDGIILGALYHQEVTVPSALAGVPTVVVNAFTSDTRYSWVVPDEVAGGRAGAEVLLASGHRRVAMINNRDDIPAAHGRAEGFVARCRESGVEPVVAACGPSGRAAYDVALRLLDAPPAERPTGMFCFADSMAMGVYAAAAQAGVHVPQELSVVGFDDMVLINESLSPPLTSIALPHAEMAAWAVERLYELLDTPDAAAQNLRIVGRVVERGSVMRPSS, from the coding sequence ATGAGCCCTGGCCGCTCGAACGACCGGGTCACGATCAAGGACGTTGCCAGGGAGGCCGGCGTTTCCGTCACGACGGTCTCGCACGCCCTCAACAACCCGGAGGGCTCGCGTGTCTCCGAGGAGACTCGCACCCATGTCAAGTCCGTCGCGACCGCCCTCGGCTACCGGGCCAATCCCTCCGCCCGCGCCCTGCGCACACGCCGCACGGACACAATCGCGCTGGTCGGGCGGCAACTCGCGACCACCGAGCACTTGGGCCGCATGGTGCGGGGGGCGCAGGACGCCGTACGCGCGCACGGCGGTCTGCTGATCGTGGCTGACACCGCCGACGACGAAGACGGTGTGATCGACGCGCTCATCGACCACCAGGTCGACGGCATCATCCTCGGCGCGCTCTACCACCAGGAGGTCACGGTGCCATCCGCCCTGGCGGGCGTGCCCACGGTGGTGGTAAACGCCTTCACCTCTGACACGCGCTACTCCTGGGTGGTGCCCGATGAGGTGGCCGGTGGCAGGGCGGGCGCAGAAGTACTGCTGGCCTCAGGACACCGACGCGTAGCCATGATCAACAACCGTGATGACATCCCCGCGGCCCATGGCCGTGCCGAGGGATTCGTCGCTCGCTGCCGTGAGAGCGGCGTCGAACCGGTGGTCGCCGCCTGTGGACCGTCTGGCCGCGCCGCCTACGACGTCGCCCTCCGGCTACTGGACGCCCCTCCCGCCGAGCGCCCCACGGGGATGTTCTGCTTCGCCGATTCCATGGCTATGGGAGTGTATGCGGCCGCCGCCCAGGCGGGGGTGCACGTCCCGCAGGAGCTGTCCGTGGTCGGATTCGACGACATGGTGCTGATCAACGAGTCGCTGTCTCCGCCGCTGACCTCCATCGCCCTGCCCCACGCCGAGATGGCGGCGTGGGCGGTGGAGCGGCTCTACGAGCTGCTGGACACGCCCGACGCGGCTGCGCAGAACCTGCGGATCGTCGGGCGCGTGGTCGAGCGGGGGTCGGTGATGCGGCCGAGCAGCTGA
- the xseA gene encoding exodeoxyribonuclease VII large subunit — protein MARLARETTPDNPWPLRLLSTKIDEYINKMTFVWVEGQIVQFNRRPGSGMQYLTLRDTDADMSMSVSVFTRELATIERATGAQVTEGARVVVHAKPRFWTKRGSLELRADDIRPVGIGDLLARIEQLRRILAAEGLFDAERKHPLPFLPRKVGLVCGRNAKAKDDVIVNARLRWAGLPFEIREVAVQGAQAVREVTAAIRELDADPEVDVIVVARGGGAVEDLLPFSDEGLVRAAAAARTPIVSAIGHETDCPLLDLVADYRASTPTDAARRIVPDLAEEVMGLDQARERMRTVLRSRLDAEQRGLDQVLARPVMADPTLIVRDRVVELDQARERMRRALSSVLSLAGAELRADHARLRALSPQGVLDRGYAILRSPGGGIITSAQQLKKGDLIEGVLASGRLVAQVVGTTKPTVEP, from the coding sequence ATGGCCCGCCTGGCGCGGGAGACCACACCGGACAATCCCTGGCCGCTGCGGCTGCTGTCGACCAAGATCGACGAGTACATCAACAAGATGACCTTCGTGTGGGTCGAGGGGCAGATCGTCCAGTTCAACCGCCGCCCCGGATCGGGCATGCAGTACCTGACCCTGCGCGACACGGACGCCGACATGTCCATGTCCGTGTCCGTGTTCACCCGGGAGCTGGCCACCATCGAGCGGGCCACCGGCGCACAGGTGACGGAGGGGGCACGCGTCGTCGTCCATGCCAAGCCACGGTTCTGGACCAAGCGCGGCAGCCTCGAGCTGCGGGCCGACGACATCCGCCCGGTCGGAATCGGCGACCTGCTGGCCCGCATTGAGCAGCTGCGGCGGATCCTGGCCGCCGAGGGCCTGTTCGACGCCGAGCGCAAGCACCCGCTGCCGTTCCTGCCCCGCAAGGTCGGGCTCGTGTGCGGCCGCAACGCCAAGGCCAAGGACGACGTCATAGTCAACGCCCGCCTGCGGTGGGCCGGCCTGCCCTTCGAGATCCGTGAGGTCGCCGTGCAGGGCGCGCAGGCGGTACGGGAGGTCACCGCCGCCATCCGCGAGCTCGACGCCGACCCGGAGGTGGACGTGATCGTGGTGGCTCGCGGAGGCGGAGCCGTGGAAGACCTGCTGCCCTTCTCAGACGAGGGGCTGGTGCGCGCCGCGGCGGCCGCGCGCACCCCGATCGTCTCCGCGATCGGCCATGAGACCGACTGCCCGCTGCTGGACCTAGTGGCTGACTACCGGGCCTCCACGCCGACGGATGCGGCCCGCCGCATCGTGCCGGACCTGGCGGAGGAGGTCATGGGACTGGACCAGGCCCGCGAGCGCATGCGCACGGTGCTGCGCTCCCGCCTTGACGCCGAGCAGCGGGGCCTGGACCAGGTACTCGCCCGGCCCGTGATGGCGGACCCCACGCTCATCGTGCGCGACCGCGTCGTCGAGCTGGACCAGGCCCGCGAGCGCATGCGTCGCGCCCTGTCCTCCGTGCTGTCACTGGCCGGCGCCGAGCTCCGCGCGGATCACGCCCGCCTGCGGGCGCTTTCCCCACAGGGCGTGCTCGACCGGGGCTATGCGATCCTGCGCAGCCCGGGTGGCGGCATCATCACCTCCGCCCAGCAGTTGAAGAAGGGCGACCTGATCGAGGGGGTGCTGGCCTCGGGCCGCCTGGTGGCGCAGGTGGTCGGCACCACCAAGCCCACAGTCGAGCCCTGA
- a CDS encoding 4-hydroxy-3-methylbut-2-enyl diphosphate reductase translates to MVGVTTSDTTTASTEAITAGSGKRILLAAPRGYCAGVDRAVDAVEQALAHYGAPIYVRKEIVHNKYVVEALSRRGAVFVSETDQVPEGARVVFSAHGVSPEVHAQAAARHLQTIDATCPLVTKVHKQAIRFAKDDYDIILVGHAGHEEVEGTQGEAPEHIQVVNGPAEVDSVQVRDPDKVVWISQTTLSVDETMETVRRLRERFPHLSDPPGDDICYATQNRQGAVKAIAPRVDVMIVVGSGNSSNSVRLKEVALEAGAPAAHRVDFARELEASWFDGAATVGLTSGASVPEILVREVIERLGELGFSEVEQVRTATEKIAFSLPKNLRADLKAAAGGQVPERRRRPAQDHTC, encoded by the coding sequence GTGGTGGGCGTGACCACGAGTGACACCACCACTGCCAGTACCGAGGCGATCACTGCGGGCTCCGGCAAGCGCATCCTGCTGGCTGCGCCGCGCGGCTACTGCGCCGGCGTGGATCGCGCAGTCGACGCCGTGGAGCAGGCCCTGGCCCACTACGGGGCACCCATCTACGTGCGCAAGGAAATCGTCCACAACAAGTACGTGGTGGAGGCGCTGAGCAGGCGTGGGGCCGTGTTCGTATCGGAGACCGACCAGGTTCCCGAGGGAGCACGTGTGGTCTTCTCCGCCCACGGCGTGTCCCCGGAAGTGCACGCGCAGGCCGCCGCACGCCACCTGCAGACCATTGACGCCACCTGCCCACTGGTCACCAAGGTCCACAAGCAGGCCATCCGCTTCGCCAAGGACGACTACGACATCATCCTCGTTGGCCATGCCGGGCACGAGGAGGTTGAGGGAACCCAGGGTGAGGCCCCCGAGCACATCCAGGTGGTCAACGGGCCCGCCGAGGTCGACTCCGTGCAGGTGCGCGACCCCGATAAGGTCGTCTGGATCAGCCAGACCACCCTGTCGGTGGACGAGACCATGGAGACTGTGCGGCGCCTGCGGGAGCGCTTCCCTCACCTGAGCGACCCGCCGGGCGACGACATCTGCTACGCGACCCAGAACCGGCAGGGCGCTGTGAAGGCCATCGCCCCGCGGGTCGACGTCATGATTGTGGTCGGCTCCGGGAACTCCTCCAACTCGGTGCGGCTGAAGGAGGTTGCCCTGGAGGCCGGCGCGCCTGCTGCGCATCGGGTCGACTTTGCGCGCGAGCTGGAGGCCTCCTGGTTTGACGGCGCCGCCACCGTCGGTCTGACCTCCGGGGCGTCCGTGCCTGAGATCCTCGTGCGTGAGGTCATCGAACGGCTGGGGGAGCTGGGGTTCTCCGAGGTCGAGCAGGTGCGCACGGCCACGGAGAAGATCGCCTTCTCCCTGCCCAAGAACCTGCGGGCGGACCTGAAGGCGGCAGCCGGTGGCCAGGTGCCGGAGCGACGGCGTCGCCCGGCCCAGGACCACACCTGCTGA
- a CDS encoding DNA recombination protein RmuC translates to MSTALPILLLLIGLLVGAVTGYALAVARTATARAGGRDEAAALHAEAAQWRARAEELAARANVAEERAERDGSVLRALAPVRAQLEQVGARVEQMEKQRAAQHATLTEQLRAGAESDRELRRTTTALAGALRSRSSRGVWGEVELARVLEASGMMRHIDFVEQRSVASVIGRRNGAGAGPDGAAKARPDVVVHLPGNGYLALDAKVPLDSYLEACALGTGDDGGASEADTQRHRAKLLAAHAKALRGHVDALAERHYARTLQDSPELVVLFVPAEPILAAALDADPTLMEHALDRGVSLTTPASLLALLRTCASAWARTAINDDARELLALGRTLYERLGTVAKHLDTLGSSLTRSVAAYNRAVGSMESRLLVTARRFEALGDGLTTPEPVSPDDAQVRIFASAELTRPSE, encoded by the coding sequence ATGTCCACAGCGCTTCCCATCCTGCTCCTGCTCATCGGCCTGCTCGTCGGGGCCGTGACCGGTTATGCCCTGGCAGTGGCGCGCACCGCCACAGCCCGGGCCGGCGGCCGCGATGAGGCCGCCGCACTGCACGCGGAGGCGGCCCAGTGGCGCGCCCGCGCGGAGGAACTGGCGGCCCGCGCCAACGTTGCCGAGGAGCGCGCCGAGCGCGACGGCTCCGTCCTGCGCGCACTCGCCCCGGTCCGAGCCCAGCTGGAGCAGGTCGGCGCCAGGGTGGAGCAGATGGAGAAGCAGCGAGCCGCCCAGCACGCCACGTTGACCGAGCAGCTGCGTGCGGGCGCCGAGTCCGATCGCGAGCTCCGCCGCACGACGACGGCGCTCGCGGGCGCGCTGCGGTCGCGCTCATCCCGCGGGGTTTGGGGGGAGGTCGAGCTGGCGCGAGTGCTCGAAGCCTCCGGCATGATGCGGCACATCGACTTCGTCGAGCAGCGCTCGGTGGCCTCGGTGATCGGCCGCCGAAACGGCGCCGGAGCCGGCCCGGACGGCGCGGCGAAGGCCCGTCCCGACGTCGTCGTGCACCTTCCCGGCAACGGCTACCTGGCCCTGGACGCCAAGGTGCCGCTGGACTCCTACCTAGAGGCCTGCGCCCTCGGCACGGGCGACGACGGCGGCGCCTCCGAGGCGGACACCCAGCGGCACCGCGCCAAGCTGCTGGCCGCGCACGCGAAGGCGCTGCGCGGGCACGTCGACGCGCTGGCGGAGCGCCACTATGCGCGCACGCTTCAGGACTCCCCGGAGCTGGTAGTGCTGTTCGTGCCGGCGGAGCCGATCCTGGCCGCCGCCCTGGACGCGGACCCCACGCTCATGGAGCACGCCCTCGATCGCGGGGTATCCCTGACGACTCCCGCGTCGCTCCTGGCACTGTTGCGAACCTGCGCGTCCGCGTGGGCCCGCACCGCCATCAACGACGATGCGCGCGAGCTGCTCGCCCTGGGCCGTACGCTCTACGAGCGACTGGGCACGGTGGCCAAGCACCTGGACACACTGGGCAGCTCGCTGACACGATCGGTCGCCGCGTACAACCGGGCGGTCGGGTCCATGGAGTCACGGCTCCTGGTGACGGCGCGCCGGTTCGAGGCGCTGGGCGATGGGCTCACCACGCCGGAGCCCGTCTCGCCGGACGACGCCCAGGTCAGGATCTTCGCCAGCGCGGAGCTGACGCGCCCCTCCGAGTAG
- the ychF gene encoding redox-regulated ATPase YchF produces MALTIGIVGLPNVGKSTLFNALTRATVLAANYPFATIEPNVGVVPLPDPRLDALAQMFHSQKVVPATVSFVDIAGIVRGASEGEGLGNQFLANIREADAICIVTRAFDDPDVVHVAGKVEPASDIETITTELILADIQTMEKTIPRLEKEVRGKKTDAAVLEAARAALKVLEDGELLSAAAAGKALDEEILREFQLMTTKPFIYVFNLDDAGMHDAARQQELGALVAPAEAVFLDAQFEAELVELEPEEAAEMLHENGQDESGLDQLARVGFDTLGLQTYLTAGEKESRAWTIHKGWTAPQAAGVIHTDFEKGFIKAEVVSYEDLVEYGSMAEVRAHGKVRMEGKDYVMADGDVVEFRFNV; encoded by the coding sequence GTGGCACTCACTATCGGAATCGTTGGACTGCCCAACGTCGGCAAGTCGACCCTGTTCAACGCCCTGACTCGGGCGACCGTTCTCGCGGCGAACTACCCCTTCGCCACGATCGAGCCGAACGTCGGCGTCGTCCCCCTGCCTGACCCGCGGCTGGACGCCCTGGCCCAGATGTTCCACTCCCAGAAGGTCGTGCCCGCCACCGTCTCCTTCGTGGACATCGCCGGGATCGTGCGCGGCGCCAGCGAGGGGGAGGGCCTGGGCAACCAGTTCCTCGCCAACATCCGTGAGGCCGACGCCATCTGCATCGTCACCCGCGCCTTCGACGACCCCGACGTGGTCCACGTCGCCGGGAAGGTGGAGCCCGCCTCGGACATTGAGACCATCACCACCGAGCTGATCCTGGCCGACATCCAGACCATGGAGAAGACGATCCCGCGCCTGGAGAAGGAGGTGCGCGGCAAGAAGACCGACGCCGCCGTGCTGGAGGCGGCGCGGGCCGCGCTGAAGGTACTGGAGGACGGCGAGCTGCTGTCGGCCGCCGCGGCCGGCAAGGCGCTGGATGAGGAGATCCTGCGCGAGTTCCAGCTGATGACCACCAAGCCCTTCATCTACGTGTTCAACCTGGACGACGCCGGTATGCACGACGCCGCCCGGCAGCAGGAGCTCGGCGCTCTGGTGGCGCCGGCGGAGGCGGTGTTCCTGGACGCCCAGTTCGAGGCCGAACTGGTGGAGCTTGAGCCCGAGGAAGCCGCCGAGATGCTCCACGAGAACGGCCAGGACGAGTCCGGCCTGGACCAGCTGGCGCGGGTCGGCTTCGACACCCTTGGCCTGCAGACCTACCTGACCGCGGGGGAGAAGGAGTCGCGCGCCTGGACGATCCACAAGGGCTGGACCGCCCCGCAGGCCGCGGGCGTGATCCACACCGACTTCGAGAAGGGCTTCATCAAGGCCGAGGTCGTCTCCTACGAGGATCTGGTCGAATACGGCTCCATGGCCGAGGTCCGCGCCCACGGCAAGGTGCGCATGGAGGGCAAGGACTACGTCATGGCCGACGGCGACGTGGTCGAGTTCAGGTTCAACGTGTAG
- a CDS encoding type II toxin-antitoxin system RelE family toxin, translating to MTAQTSPYRVELTMRARRQLKKMDRFDARILATWIKNNLDGCADPRAFGKGLTANRSGEWRYRVGSYRILALIHDDIVTIEVFSIGRRDKVYND from the coding sequence ATGACCGCGCAGACCAGCCCGTACCGGGTCGAGTTGACCATGCGGGCCCGCAGACAACTGAAGAAGATGGACCGGTTTGACGCCAGGATCCTCGCCACCTGGATCAAGAACAACCTCGATGGGTGTGCCGACCCCCGTGCCTTCGGCAAGGGGCTGACCGCGAACCGCTCGGGCGAATGGCGTTACCGCGTGGGCTCCTACCGGATCCTCGCGCTCATCCACGACGACATCGTCACGATCGAGGTCTTCTCCATCGGACGCCGCGACAAGGTGTACAACGACTAA
- the relB gene encoding type II toxin-antitoxin system RelB family antitoxin produces MTVRMNEQDAELVRKFAQFEGVTVSDFARTAILEKIEDSYDLQELREAIAHDSGERFSIDEILSELAT; encoded by the coding sequence ATGACAGTGCGCATGAACGAGCAAGATGCCGAACTCGTCCGCAAGTTCGCCCAGTTCGAGGGCGTAACCGTCTCCGATTTCGCCCGTACAGCGATCCTGGAGAAGATCGAGGACTCCTACGATCTACAGGAGCTGCGCGAGGCGATCGCGCATGATTCCGGCGAGCGCTTCAGCATCGACGAGATCCTGTCCGAACTCGCCACATGA